Proteins from a genomic interval of Amycolatopsis sp. cg13:
- the xsc gene encoding sulfoacetaldehyde acetyltransferase, whose translation MAERKTGDGRTVVSGTAKMTPSEAFVETLVANGVTDIFGIMGSAFMDAMDIFAPAGIRLVPVVHEQGAAHMADGYARVSGRHGVVIGQNGPGISNCVTAIAAAFWAHSPVVMITPEAGTMGTGLGGFQEANQLPMFQEFTKYQAHVNNPKRMAEYTARAFDRAHAELGPTQLNIPRDYFYGEIETEIPEPQRLDRGPGGEKSLAQAAELLATAEFPVIISGGGVVMSDGVEECKALAERLGAPVVNSYQHNDSFPASHPQWCGPLGYQGSKAAMKLISQADVVIALGTRLGPFGTLPQHGMDYWPKNAKIIQIDADHKMLGLVKKITVGICGDAKAAAAALTERLADRTLASDATRDERAGRIKAEKDAWEEELTEWTHEKDPYSLDMIAEQDQEEGNWLHPRQVLRELEKAMPARVMVSTDIGNINSVAHSYLRFEEPRSFFAPMSFGNCGYALPTIIGAKAAAMDRPAIAYAGDGAWGMSMGEIMTAVRHDIPVTAVVFHNRQWGAEKKNQVDFYDRRFVAGELESESFAGIAQAMGADGIVVDKLEDVGPALQKAVDAQMNEGRTTVIEIMCTRELGDPFRRDALSKPVRFLEKYQDYV comes from the coding sequence ATGGCGGAGAGGAAGACGGGCGACGGCCGCACCGTCGTCAGCGGAACGGCGAAGATGACCCCGTCCGAGGCCTTCGTCGAGACGCTGGTGGCCAACGGCGTCACCGACATCTTCGGCATCATGGGCTCGGCGTTCATGGACGCGATGGACATCTTCGCGCCGGCCGGCATCCGGCTCGTCCCGGTCGTGCACGAGCAGGGCGCCGCGCACATGGCCGACGGCTACGCCCGGGTCAGCGGACGGCACGGCGTGGTCATCGGGCAGAACGGCCCCGGCATCAGCAACTGCGTCACCGCGATCGCGGCGGCGTTCTGGGCGCACAGCCCGGTCGTGATGATCACGCCCGAGGCGGGCACGATGGGCACCGGCCTCGGCGGCTTCCAGGAAGCCAACCAGCTGCCGATGTTCCAGGAGTTCACCAAGTACCAGGCGCACGTCAACAACCCGAAGCGGATGGCGGAGTACACCGCGCGGGCCTTCGACCGGGCGCACGCGGAACTCGGCCCGACCCAGCTGAACATCCCGCGCGACTACTTCTACGGCGAGATCGAAACCGAGATCCCCGAACCGCAGCGGCTCGACCGCGGCCCCGGCGGCGAGAAGAGCCTCGCCCAGGCCGCCGAACTGCTGGCCACCGCGGAGTTCCCGGTCATCATCTCCGGCGGCGGCGTCGTGATGTCCGACGGCGTCGAGGAGTGCAAGGCGCTCGCCGAACGCCTCGGCGCGCCGGTGGTCAACAGCTACCAGCACAACGACAGCTTCCCGGCCAGCCACCCGCAGTGGTGCGGCCCGCTCGGCTACCAGGGCTCCAAGGCCGCGATGAAGCTGATCTCGCAGGCGGACGTGGTGATCGCGCTCGGCACCCGGCTCGGCCCGTTCGGCACCCTGCCCCAGCACGGCATGGACTACTGGCCCAAGAACGCGAAGATCATCCAGATCGACGCCGACCACAAGATGCTCGGCCTGGTCAAGAAGATCACCGTCGGCATCTGCGGCGACGCGAAGGCCGCCGCCGCCGCGCTGACCGAGCGCCTCGCCGACCGCACCCTCGCCAGCGACGCCACCCGCGACGAACGCGCCGGGCGCATCAAGGCCGAGAAGGACGCGTGGGAAGAAGAACTCACCGAGTGGACCCACGAGAAGGACCCGTACTCCCTCGACATGATCGCCGAGCAGGACCAGGAGGAGGGCAACTGGCTGCACCCGCGCCAGGTCCTGCGCGAACTGGAGAAGGCCATGCCCGCGCGGGTGATGGTGTCCACCGACATCGGCAACATCAACTCCGTGGCGCACAGCTACCTGCGCTTCGAGGAGCCGCGGTCGTTCTTCGCGCCGATGTCCTTCGGCAACTGCGGTTACGCGCTGCCGACCATCATCGGGGCCAAGGCCGCCGCGATGGACCGGCCGGCGATCGCGTACGCCGGTGACGGCGCGTGGGGCATGAGCATGGGCGAGATCATGACCGCGGTGCGCCACGACATCCCGGTCACCGCCGTGGTGTTCCACAACCGCCAGTGGGGCGCGGAAAAGAAGAACCAGGTCGACTTCTACGACCGCCGGTTTGTCGCGGGCGAACTGGAAAGCGAGAGCTTCGCCGGGATCGCGCAGGCGATGGGCGCGGACGGCATCGTCGTGGACAAGCTCGAGGACGTCGGCCCGGCGCTGCAGAAGGCCGTGGACGCGCAGATGAACGAGGGCCGCACGACGGTCATCGAGATCATGTGCACCCGCGAGCTGGGCGACCCGTTCCGCCGCGACGCGCTGTCGAAGCCGGTGCGGTTCCTGGAGAAGTACCAGGACTACGTGTAA
- a CDS encoding aspartate aminotransferase family protein has translation MNVTELRATARRHLGPHFTRKDTWQSEFPVFVRGEGSYLIDTEGRRHLDGLAGLFCVNMGHGRADIAKAAAEQVGTLAYASNWGSAHPPSIEAARIIADLAPGDLGTTFFVNSGSEAVETALKFVRQYHRSQGAPERTKIISREMAYHGTTMGALSVTGLPKIKEPFGPLLPGIRHVPNTLGFTGDCGPADQLDCVRAIEAVILEEGPETVAAVFAEPVQNGRGALVPPEGYWPALRALCDKYGILLVSDEVICSFGRLGHFFGHGLTGVVPDLITFAKGSTSGYAPLGGVIVREQLVTELYDSPKGGVFTHGATWGGHPVSTAIAVANISAMRDEKVPEHVLSEGPKLQAALESLKDAHRCVKDVRGTGFFYAIELMADRDGGRELTNEESLTVLREVLPESFRRTGVILRGDDRGATMLMISPPLVADTDVLDELLHGVDGMLTDVEKAIQP, from the coding sequence GTGAACGTCACGGAGCTGCGGGCCACTGCCCGCCGACACCTCGGGCCGCACTTCACGCGCAAGGACACCTGGCAAAGCGAATTCCCGGTGTTCGTCCGCGGCGAGGGCAGCTACTTGATCGACACCGAGGGCCGCCGTCACCTCGACGGTCTCGCCGGGCTGTTCTGCGTCAACATGGGCCACGGCCGCGCGGACATCGCCAAGGCCGCGGCCGAGCAGGTCGGCACCCTCGCCTACGCCAGCAACTGGGGCTCGGCGCACCCGCCGTCGATCGAGGCCGCCCGGATCATCGCCGACCTCGCCCCCGGCGACCTCGGCACCACGTTCTTCGTGAACTCCGGTTCGGAGGCGGTCGAGACCGCGCTGAAGTTCGTCCGGCAGTACCACCGCAGCCAGGGCGCGCCGGAGCGGACGAAGATCATCAGCCGCGAAATGGCCTACCACGGCACGACGATGGGCGCGCTGTCGGTCACCGGCCTGCCCAAGATCAAGGAGCCGTTCGGCCCGCTGCTGCCGGGCATCCGACACGTCCCGAACACCCTCGGCTTCACCGGCGACTGCGGCCCGGCCGACCAGCTGGACTGCGTCCGCGCCATCGAGGCGGTCATCCTCGAGGAAGGCCCCGAGACGGTGGCCGCGGTCTTCGCCGAGCCGGTCCAGAACGGCCGGGGCGCGCTGGTCCCGCCGGAGGGCTACTGGCCGGCGCTGCGGGCGCTGTGCGACAAGTACGGCATCCTGCTGGTGTCCGACGAGGTCATCTGCTCCTTCGGCCGCCTCGGCCACTTCTTCGGCCACGGCCTGACCGGCGTCGTACCGGACCTGATCACCTTCGCCAAGGGCTCCACCTCGGGCTACGCCCCGCTCGGCGGCGTGATCGTGCGCGAGCAGCTGGTCACCGAGCTGTACGACTCCCCGAAGGGCGGCGTCTTCACCCACGGCGCGACGTGGGGCGGCCACCCGGTGTCGACGGCCATCGCGGTCGCCAACATCAGCGCGATGCGCGACGAGAAGGTGCCCGAGCACGTTCTCTCCGAGGGCCCGAAGCTGCAGGCGGCTTTGGAGTCGCTGAAGGACGCGCACCGGTGCGTCAAGGACGTCCGCGGCACCGGTTTCTTCTACGCGATCGAGCTGATGGCCGACCGCGACGGCGGCCGCGAGCTGACCAACGAGGAGTCGCTGACCGTCCTGCGGGAAGTCCTGCCGGAGTCGTTCCGCCGCACCGGAGTCATCCTCCGCGGCGACGACCGCGGCGCGACCATGTTGATGATCTCGCCGCCGCTGGTGGCCGACACGGACGTGCTGGACGAGCTCCTGCACGGCGTCGACGGCATGCTCACCGACGTGGAGAAGGCGATCCAGCCCTGA
- a CDS encoding amino acid permease: protein MNLIALGGVIGAGLFVGSGVVIQSAGPAAVVSFFIAGLITVLIMRMLAEMTVARPALGSFYVYAREAMGNRAGFTVGWMYWYFFVIVVAVEAVAGGRILQLWLPNVPLWVLSLGLLVLLTATNLVSARSYGEFEYWFSSIKVIAILVFLVVGALYLFGIWPGSHGGVSNLVSHGGFAPMGIGAVLAAVVPCVGFYTGAEIVTIAAAESAEPRRAIAKAMRSIVFRVVLFYVGSVFVVVAVKAWNAPDTAVSPYAAVLDVLGVPAVATIMNAIVLTAVLSCLNSALYTSSRMLFALTRNGDAPKMFTKLSRSGVPRRAIIAGTVIGYVSVIAAYTSPNLIFQFLVNSYGAVALFVYLAIALAQVRLRKRLQNTDPGALSLKMWLFPWLSYATIALMAAVILAMAFLPSTRSQFWLSAVTLVLILIAYQVRKRRPAGPAAVTETDSSRGEAGVAST, encoded by the coding sequence ATGAATCTGATCGCACTGGGCGGCGTGATCGGCGCCGGCCTGTTCGTCGGAAGCGGCGTGGTCATCCAGTCGGCCGGGCCCGCGGCGGTGGTCTCGTTCTTCATCGCCGGCCTGATCACCGTGCTCATCATGCGGATGCTGGCCGAAATGACCGTCGCGCGGCCCGCGCTCGGCTCGTTCTACGTGTACGCCAGGGAGGCGATGGGCAACCGGGCCGGCTTCACCGTCGGCTGGATGTACTGGTACTTCTTCGTGATCGTGGTCGCCGTGGAAGCGGTGGCCGGCGGCCGGATCCTGCAGCTGTGGCTGCCGAACGTGCCCTTGTGGGTGCTGAGCCTGGGATTGCTCGTGCTGCTGACCGCCACGAACCTGGTCTCGGCGCGGTCCTACGGCGAGTTCGAGTACTGGTTCTCCTCCATCAAGGTCATCGCGATCCTGGTCTTCCTGGTGGTCGGCGCCCTCTACCTGTTCGGCATCTGGCCCGGTTCCCACGGAGGCGTCAGCAATCTGGTCTCCCACGGCGGCTTCGCCCCCATGGGCATCGGCGCAGTGCTGGCGGCGGTAGTCCCCTGCGTCGGCTTCTACACCGGCGCCGAGATCGTCACCATCGCCGCCGCCGAGTCGGCTGAACCGCGCCGCGCGATCGCGAAGGCCATGCGCTCCATCGTCTTCCGCGTCGTGCTGTTCTACGTCGGTTCGGTCTTCGTCGTGGTCGCGGTCAAGGCCTGGAACGCCCCCGACACCGCAGTGAGTCCGTACGCCGCGGTCCTGGACGTCCTCGGCGTCCCCGCCGTAGCGACGATCATGAACGCGATCGTGTTGACGGCAGTGCTCTCCTGCCTGAACTCGGCCCTGTACACGTCCTCGCGGATGCTGTTCGCCCTGACCCGCAACGGCGACGCCCCGAAGATGTTCACGAAGCTGTCCCGCAGCGGCGTCCCTCGCCGAGCCATCATCGCCGGGACTGTCATCGGGTACGTCTCGGTTATCGCGGCCTACACCTCGCCGAACCTGATCTTCCAGTTCCTGGTGAACTCCTACGGCGCGGTCGCGCTGTTCGTGTACCTGGCCATCGCCCTGGCCCAGGTGCGGCTGCGGAAACGCCTGCAGAACACCGATCCCGGCGCGCTGAGCCTGAAGATGTGGCTGTTCCCGTGGCTCAGCTACGCGACCATCGCCCTGATGGCGGCGGTCATCCTGGCCATGGCGTTCCTCCCGTCGACCCGCTCGCAGTTCTGGCTGAGCGCGGTGACCCTGGTGCTGATCCTGATCGCGTACCAGGTCCGCAAACGCCGTCCGGCCGGTCCCGCCGCGGTGACGGAGACGGACTCCTCGCGAGGCGAGGCCGGGGTCGCCTCGACCTGA
- a CDS encoding sulfite exporter TauE/SafE family protein produces the protein MAFAIAALLAGGLIRGYSGFGASLIWVSCLCLVLPPPAVVPSTLLLEVASSVTLLPKSWPDAHRPSVRWLLTGALLGLPTGIWFLAALPERATRLTVGLAVGLSALALAFSHRTRRMPGRAACAGMGTAFGVLNGACGMGGPPVVLMYLASPLPMAVNRASLVVFFLAADSMTVTTAGAGGLLTGDVLLQTALFLPIALAGVAAGTWLYHHARGDARRIVLGILAVLSLALVGQAVVT, from the coding sequence ATGGCCTTCGCGATCGCTGCCTTGCTGGCCGGGGGCCTGATCCGCGGCTACTCCGGTTTCGGCGCGTCCCTGATCTGGGTGAGCTGCCTGTGCCTGGTGCTCCCGCCGCCCGCGGTGGTCCCGAGCACGCTCCTGCTGGAAGTGGCCTCCAGCGTGACCCTGCTGCCGAAGTCCTGGCCCGACGCCCACCGCCCGTCCGTCCGCTGGCTCCTGACCGGCGCACTCCTGGGACTGCCGACCGGCATCTGGTTCCTGGCAGCGCTGCCGGAACGCGCGACAAGACTGACCGTCGGCTTGGCAGTCGGACTCTCCGCGCTGGCCCTGGCCTTCAGCCACCGAACCCGGCGCATGCCCGGCCGAGCCGCCTGCGCGGGCATGGGAACCGCCTTCGGAGTCCTGAACGGAGCCTGCGGAATGGGCGGCCCGCCAGTCGTGCTGATGTACCTGGCGTCCCCGCTGCCGATGGCAGTGAACCGCGCGAGCCTGGTCGTCTTCTTCCTGGCGGCCGACTCGATGACCGTCACCACCGCCGGGGCCGGCGGCCTGCTCACCGGCGACGTCCTCCTGCAAACGGCGCTGTTCCTCCCCATCGCCCTTGCCGGAGTCGCCGCAGGAACCTGGCTGTACCACCACGCCCGCGGCGATGCCCGCCGGATCGTGCTAGGAATCCTCGCCGTGCTGTCGCTGGCTTTAGTAGGCCAAGCGGTGGTCACGTGA
- a CDS encoding sulfite exporter TauE/SafE family protein, which yields MILGALAIAFAGFIGGLTGFGASLVGTPLLLLIGFPLPQVVVINLVATMITRLAVLHRERAHIAWRRVAVLGAAALPGAAAGALTLHLLPPHALRILAGAVVVLSGLRLLLRPTREAHPATTTKQTIAGLLGGYLSTTTSLNGAPPAVLLASAKVPPRTFVGDLAGYFVVTNCLSLLLLVTAGQFDTAALGTQLPILIAAALAGNILGGRLIGRVPRAVFDRAIVGLIVTSGVVTMISA from the coding sequence ATGATCCTCGGCGCATTAGCCATCGCCTTCGCAGGCTTCATCGGCGGCCTGACGGGATTCGGCGCGTCCCTGGTCGGCACTCCCCTGCTGCTGTTGATCGGATTCCCGCTGCCGCAAGTGGTCGTGATCAACCTGGTCGCCACCATGATCACCAGGCTTGCGGTGCTCCACCGCGAACGAGCCCACATCGCCTGGCGCCGCGTAGCAGTTCTAGGCGCCGCAGCCCTCCCCGGTGCCGCCGCCGGCGCACTCACGCTGCACCTGCTGCCGCCCCACGCCCTCCGCATCCTGGCCGGCGCCGTGGTCGTACTCTCCGGCCTGCGCTTGTTGCTCCGCCCAACCCGCGAAGCCCACCCCGCGACCACAACGAAACAAACAATCGCCGGCCTGCTAGGCGGCTATCTCTCCACGACGACTTCCCTCAACGGCGCCCCACCAGCCGTCCTGCTCGCCTCCGCAAAAGTCCCCCCAAGAACCTTCGTCGGCGACCTGGCAGGCTATTTCGTGGTGACCAACTGTTTGTCCCTGCTGCTCCTGGTCACCGCAGGCCAGTTCGACACCGCTGCTCTAGGCACCCAGCTCCCGATCCTGATCGCAGCCGCCCTAGCCGGAAACATCCTCGGCGGCCGCCTCATCGGCCGCGTCCCACGCGCGGTGTTCGACCGAGCGATTGTGGGCCTGATCGTGACGTCCGGTGTGGTGACGATGATCAGCGCCTGA
- a CDS encoding tyrosine-type recombinase/integrase yields MTTSQAELDAARLLLSKMGLTPADLLSQPEPTAEMPTFSLYIPVVARSVSPATARSYSSYWAKAEAAWGDRRIDEPTPSEIKTLAEQSRATALVRSNSRGGRYAMENFIAALRCLYRHAVDDELLTELQNPALKVSKPRRLPSPRRALTADELTEINTVAAETGDEPDLDTLLLRLHTETAGRRGGALALRPRDLEPDECLVYLREKEGTSRFQPVSPTLMGLLLDHGTQRGSTHPDGQLLRYRNGEPITKRRYDHLWKRTGQHLPFVRNQNISTHWLRHTTLTWVERRFGFGVAHA; encoded by the coding sequence ATGACCACTAGCCAAGCCGAACTCGACGCCGCCCGGCTCCTGCTCTCGAAAATGGGCCTCACCCCGGCCGACCTGCTCAGCCAACCGGAACCAACGGCCGAAATGCCGACCTTCTCCCTCTACATCCCAGTGGTGGCGCGCTCGGTGTCCCCCGCCACCGCACGCTCCTACTCCAGCTACTGGGCAAAGGCCGAGGCAGCGTGGGGCGACCGGCGGATCGACGAACCCACCCCGTCGGAGATCAAGACGCTCGCCGAACAATCCCGGGCGACGGCGTTGGTGCGGAGCAACTCCCGTGGAGGCAGGTACGCGATGGAGAACTTCATCGCCGCGTTGCGCTGCCTCTACCGCCACGCCGTCGACGACGAGTTGCTCACCGAACTTCAGAACCCCGCGCTCAAAGTCTCGAAACCGCGCCGGTTGCCCTCGCCTAGACGAGCACTGACTGCGGACGAACTCACCGAGATCAACACCGTCGCCGCCGAGACCGGCGACGAGCCCGACCTCGACACCCTCCTGCTGAGGCTCCACACCGAGACCGCTGGCCGCCGCGGCGGCGCACTCGCGCTCCGCCCCCGAGACCTCGAACCCGACGAATGTCTCGTCTACCTCCGCGAGAAAGAAGGCACCAGCCGCTTCCAACCAGTCTCGCCTACGCTGATGGGACTTCTTCTCGACCACGGCACCCAGCGCGGCTCGACACACCCCGACGGACAGCTGCTGCGGTACCGCAACGGCGAACCCATCACCAAACGCCGCTACGACCACCTCTGGAAACGGACCGGACAGCACCTGCCGTTCGTGCGCAACCAGAACATCTCCACCCACTGGCTCCGCCACACCACCCTCACCTGGGTCGAACGCCGCTTCGGATTCGGCGTGGCCCACGCCTAG
- a CDS encoding DUF2637 domain-containing protein, producing the protein MNRTPRWTASLAVQCACTALVALGAAYASYRHGRAFALRFGADPTTAAIWPLIVDALLVIATVELWKHTTNTVRRTAWAAFSFGISLSLCANIGAAENLTILSVIVAASPPIALLLAVELFNRALHHSPAQPDETTETSAETAVLSPEHEAETPQLTAEQRMWQHFVHEHARGRTPTGAELDRVANTHNYGRRILRGWKATGRIARLENEPERPRILAA; encoded by the coding sequence ATGAACCGCACTCCGCGATGGACCGCTTCCCTGGCAGTGCAATGCGCCTGCACCGCACTCGTCGCACTCGGAGCCGCCTACGCCTCCTACCGACACGGCCGCGCCTTCGCGCTCCGCTTCGGCGCCGACCCGACCACCGCCGCGATCTGGCCCTTGATCGTCGACGCCCTCCTCGTCATCGCGACCGTCGAACTCTGGAAACACACCACCAACACCGTCCGCCGGACCGCGTGGGCTGCCTTCTCATTCGGGATCTCGCTCTCCCTCTGCGCCAACATCGGCGCAGCCGAGAACCTCACCATCCTGAGCGTCATCGTCGCCGCAAGCCCGCCCATCGCGCTTCTCCTCGCGGTCGAACTCTTCAACCGCGCGCTGCACCACAGCCCCGCGCAACCGGACGAGACAACCGAGACCTCCGCCGAGACCGCAGTGCTCAGCCCTGAACACGAGGCTGAGACCCCGCAGCTCACCGCCGAGCAACGGATGTGGCAGCACTTCGTCCACGAACACGCACGCGGACGCACCCCAACCGGTGCGGAACTCGATCGCGTCGCCAACACCCACAACTATGGACGCCGCATCCTGCGCGGCTGGAAAGCCACCGGCCGGATCGCCCGGCTGGAAAACGAACCAGAGCGGCCGAGAATCCTGGCCGCCTGA
- a CDS encoding enoyl-CoA hydratase/isomerase family protein, translating into MTGAGAAAPVRIDRPLAGVAVVVLNRPDRLNAMKPSTMPDLVEALESLAADEDARVVVLTGSGRGFCTGMDLAALDEMAPMEIRAQTEWMRDLMRGSIALSRLPQPTIAAVNGPATGGGFGYAMGCDLRIASRSALFAATFVRMAMGPDAGLSHTLPRVVGHAKALELLLTGATVDALDALRLGLVSEVVDDALAEAVDLAARIAETPAHASRSIKATLRAAAAADFETTVNDIEAPAQAELVCHPDWLANAEGWFGRHNPR; encoded by the coding sequence ATGACCGGTGCTGGCGCGGCCGCCCCCGTACGGATCGACCGTCCCCTCGCCGGGGTCGCCGTGGTCGTGTTGAATCGGCCGGACCGGCTCAACGCGATGAAGCCGTCCACCATGCCCGACCTGGTCGAAGCTCTCGAATCGCTCGCCGCCGACGAGGACGCGAGGGTTGTCGTGCTCACCGGCTCCGGTCGCGGCTTCTGCACCGGGATGGATCTCGCCGCGCTCGACGAAATGGCACCGATGGAGATCCGCGCGCAAACCGAGTGGATGCGCGACCTGATGCGCGGTTCGATCGCCCTGTCGAGGCTGCCCCAGCCCACCATCGCCGCGGTGAACGGCCCGGCGACCGGCGGCGGATTCGGTTACGCGATGGGCTGCGACCTCCGCATCGCCTCTCGCTCGGCGCTTTTCGCGGCGACGTTCGTGCGGATGGCGATGGGCCCGGACGCCGGGCTGTCGCACACGCTTCCGCGCGTCGTCGGCCACGCCAAGGCGCTGGAGTTGCTGCTGACCGGAGCGACCGTGGATGCCCTGGACGCACTCCGGCTGGGCCTGGTCTCGGAGGTCGTCGACGACGCCCTGGCCGAGGCAGTGGACCTGGCCGCACGCATCGCGGAGACACCCGCCCATGCCAGCCGAAGCATCAAAGCAACCCTGCGCGCAGCGGCGGCTGCGGACTTCGAAACAACGGTGAACGACATCGAGGCGCCAGCCCAGGCCGAGCTGGTCTGTCACCCGGATTGGCTCGCCAACGCCGAAGGCTGGTTCGGGCGGCACAATCCCCGGTGA
- a CDS encoding GMC oxidoreductase, whose product MPADEFDYDWIVVGSGFGGSVAALRLAERGYSVGVLECGRRYESEDLPKSTWDLRKYFWMPKLGLRGILRITLFKDVSILSGSGVGGGSLVYGATLYRGTDRFRAEVDKAVGETTDLDPYYEVAERMLGVVDTPRQSSRDRMMLATTDDLGMSARQFHQTRMGAFFGEPGQTVPDPYFGGEGLDRAGCTFCGRCMVGCPNNAKNTLDKNYLHLAQRRGATITAERMVTDVRPAGAPDGSDGYLVTSVRPGAWFRRRTQVQRARGVVFAAGPIGTNQLLAGCKQNGSLPGLSDRLGHDVRTNAESIGALTLRDRDRDIAEGVGISGSLWINDDIHLESVTYGGAADSLGLFFLPLTTGGTRLTRPLQLVGRILRHPVDFLRSMNPRGWSRRSMSVGAMWNRDGALELRPKGRRFGKGVRLQTHPDPNNPNPTVIPEANDFLSLMADKYDGIPQLWATEAFDMPFTAHILGGAIIGTSPETGVIDPEHHVYGYRNLLVTDGSAMPSNAGVNPSLSITALAERAMASIPAKDGTPFTGGVGYQHGCQR is encoded by the coding sequence ATGCCCGCGGACGAGTTCGATTACGACTGGATCGTGGTCGGGTCGGGATTCGGCGGCAGCGTGGCCGCACTGCGCCTGGCCGAGCGCGGCTATTCGGTCGGCGTGCTCGAGTGCGGGCGCCGCTACGAAAGCGAGGACCTGCCGAAGTCGACCTGGGACCTGCGAAAGTACTTCTGGATGCCGAAACTCGGGCTGCGCGGCATCCTGCGGATCACGTTGTTCAAGGACGTCTCGATCCTGTCCGGCTCCGGCGTCGGCGGCGGCAGCCTCGTCTACGGCGCCACGCTCTACCGCGGCACCGACCGGTTCCGCGCCGAGGTCGACAAGGCGGTCGGCGAGACCACCGACCTCGACCCGTACTACGAGGTCGCCGAACGCATGCTCGGGGTCGTCGACACGCCGAGGCAGTCGTCGCGCGACCGGATGATGCTCGCCACCACAGACGACCTCGGCATGAGCGCGCGGCAGTTCCACCAGACCCGGATGGGCGCGTTCTTCGGCGAACCCGGCCAGACCGTGCCCGACCCGTACTTCGGCGGCGAGGGGCTGGACCGCGCCGGCTGCACGTTCTGCGGCCGGTGCATGGTCGGCTGCCCGAACAACGCGAAGAACACCCTCGACAAGAACTACCTGCACCTCGCTCAGCGGCGCGGCGCGACGATCACCGCCGAGCGGATGGTCACCGACGTGCGCCCGGCCGGCGCCCCGGACGGTTCCGACGGATACCTGGTCACCTCCGTCCGCCCGGGCGCGTGGTTCCGCCGCCGCACCCAGGTGCAGCGCGCTCGCGGCGTCGTGTTCGCGGCCGGGCCTATCGGCACCAATCAGCTGCTCGCCGGCTGTAAACAGAACGGCTCCCTGCCCGGGCTGTCCGACCGGCTCGGCCATGACGTCCGCACGAACGCGGAATCGATCGGCGCGTTGACGCTGCGGGACCGCGACAGGGACATCGCGGAGGGCGTCGGCATCAGCGGCAGCCTCTGGATCAACGACGACATCCACCTGGAGAGCGTCACCTACGGCGGCGCCGCCGATTCGCTGGGCTTGTTCTTCCTCCCGCTGACCACCGGCGGCACCCGGCTCACCCGCCCGCTCCAGCTCGTCGGCCGGATCCTTCGCCATCCCGTCGACTTCCTGCGCAGCATGAACCCGCGCGGATGGTCGCGCCGCTCGATGTCCGTCGGCGCGATGTGGAACCGGGACGGCGCACTGGAGCTGCGGCCCAAGGGGCGCCGGTTCGGCAAGGGCGTCCGGCTCCAGACCCATCCGGACCCGAACAACCCGAACCCGACGGTCATCCCCGAGGCCAACGATTTCCTCTCGTTGATGGCCGACAAGTACGACGGGATCCCGCAGCTGTGGGCCACTGAAGCGTTCGACATGCCGTTCACCGCGCACATCCTCGGCGGCGCGATCATCGGCACCTCCCCGGAAACCGGCGTCATCGACCCGGAGCACCACGTGTACGGCTACCGGAACCTGCTGGTCACCGACGGTTCGGCGATGCCGTCGAACGCGGGCGTCAACCCGAGCCTGAGCATCACGGCACTGGCCGAACGCGCCATGGCGAGCATCCCGGCGAAAGACGGCACGCCGTTTACCGGCGGTGTCGGCTACCAGCACGGGTGTCAGCGATGA